A part of Patescibacteria group bacterium genomic DNA contains:
- a CDS encoding YifB family Mg chelatase-like AAA ATPase, with protein sequence MPAMILSATSVGVEGHLVRVEGDRNPGLPKFLVVGLPDTAVQESRERVRSAIRAAGFFFPRGHITVNLAPADLRKAGPGFDLPIALALLVQTKQLDPAVCAEKVFAGELGLDGTLRPIRGALLIARAARTEQAKLCVVPKHNGPEAALVDGIQVVAPQTLHQLIQYLRGEITIAPPTPIPPAHHLPTDQDFALVRGQAQAKRALEIAAAGGHNVLLVGPPGSGKTMLARCLPTILPPLTEPEALEVTAIHSVGGVLPADTPLQLRRPFRTPHHTTSTVALVGGGSLPKPGEVSLAHHGVLYLDELPEFPRQALEALRQPLEDGVVTVARAAQSLQFPARCTLVASQNPCPCGFRGDSQRQCVCSSRQLLQYERKVSGPLLDRIDLHIHVPRQTFSTLRIDGVRSEDSASIAQRVAKARKLQQTRFASVGLCTNAQMQQAQVAAYCQVDAVSHTLLQQAVDSLHLSARGYVRVLKVARTIADLAASESIQMQHVAEALQYRSQPVFG encoded by the coding sequence ATGCCAGCAATGATTTTGTCCGCAACAAGCGTGGGTGTCGAAGGGCACCTGGTTCGGGTTGAGGGTGACCGGAATCCCGGTTTACCAAAGTTCCTGGTGGTTGGTTTACCAGATACTGCCGTGCAAGAATCGCGAGAGCGGGTGCGCTCCGCAATCCGCGCGGCTGGATTTTTCTTTCCCCGTGGCCACATTACCGTCAATTTAGCGCCGGCGGATTTGCGCAAAGCTGGTCCGGGTTTTGACTTACCCATTGCCCTAGCCTTACTGGTCCAGACCAAGCAGCTGGACCCGGCGGTGTGCGCAGAGAAAGTATTTGCCGGGGAGCTGGGGTTGGATGGAACCCTGCGGCCAATCCGGGGTGCGCTGCTCATTGCCCGTGCAGCGCGTACAGAGCAAGCCAAGCTGTGCGTGGTGCCAAAGCACAATGGCCCCGAAGCTGCCCTGGTGGATGGTATCCAGGTTGTGGCCCCGCAGACGTTGCACCAGCTCATTCAGTATTTACGTGGTGAGATAACCATTGCCCCACCCACTCCCATTCCGCCTGCGCATCACCTGCCCACAGACCAGGATTTTGCTTTGGTTCGGGGGCAAGCCCAGGCCAAACGCGCTTTGGAAATTGCGGCAGCGGGCGGGCACAATGTGCTGCTCGTTGGCCCACCGGGTTCTGGGAAAACCATGCTCGCCCGCTGTTTACCCACAATTCTCCCCCCGCTAACGGAGCCTGAGGCTCTGGAGGTGACAGCAATCCACAGCGTGGGCGGCGTGCTCCCAGCTGATACGCCGTTGCAACTGCGCCGGCCCTTTCGCACGCCGCACCATACTACTTCCACAGTCGCTCTCGTTGGTGGCGGTTCCTTACCCAAGCCGGGTGAAGTCTCGCTGGCGCACCACGGGGTGCTGTACTTAGACGAACTGCCAGAGTTTCCTCGGCAAGCCTTGGAAGCTTTGCGTCAGCCCCTGGAAGACGGCGTCGTGACTGTTGCCCGAGCTGCCCAAAGCCTGCAGTTTCCTGCACGCTGCACGCTCGTCGCCAGCCAGAATCCATGTCCGTGCGGGTTCCGGGGTGATAGCCAGCGCCAGTGCGTGTGCAGCTCACGGCAGTTGCTGCAGTACGAACGAAAAGTCTCTGGCCCGTTGCTGGATCGGATTGATTTGCACATACACGTCCCCCGCCAGACTTTTTCCACCCTCCGGATTGACGGCGTGCGGAGTGAGGACTCTGCTTCTATTGCGCAACGGGTGGCGAAGGCCCGCAAGCTGCAGCAAACGCGGTTTGCGTCCGTGGGCTTGTGTACCAATGCGCAAATGCAGCAGGCGCAAGTGGCGGCATACTGCCAGGTGGACGCAGTCAGCCACACGCTGCTGCAGCAAGCCGTGGATAGTTTGCACCTTTCCGCGCGTGGGTATGTCCGGGTGCTCAAAGTCGCGCGGACAATTGCTGACC
- a CDS encoding signal peptidase II encodes MARQGIGVSAGVLLGFFVLDRVSRYVAFTHPPTTLVPGVLRSVPTQNAGIAFGIPVPSPLLWVGIAFLVGLVSWFGYQAYRRHDQVSAVAAATVVLAAFSNVLDRLQFGYVRDFLALSFWPTVGNLADWLLTVAACVLLFRVLRPARPPG; translated from the coding sequence ATGGCACGACAGGGGATAGGGGTATCTGCCGGGGTTCTCCTGGGGTTCTTTGTGCTTGACCGGGTTTCGCGGTACGTGGCTTTCACGCATCCGCCAACAACCTTGGTGCCCGGAGTGCTTCGGAGCGTACCAACGCAAAACGCGGGAATTGCCTTTGGCATTCCCGTGCCTTCGCCATTGCTCTGGGTTGGTATTGCGTTCCTGGTTGGCTTGGTGAGCTGGTTTGGGTATCAGGCCTACCGGCGCCATGACCAGGTGAGTGCAGTTGCAGCTGCAACCGTGGTGCTTGCCGCGTTCAGCAATGTGCTGGACCGGCTGCAGTTTGGGTACGTTCGGGATTTCCTCGCTTTATCTTTTTGGCCAACGGTTGGCAACCTAGCAGACTGGTTGCTCACCGTAGCCGCGTGCGTTTTGCTCTTTCGGGTGCTTCGTCCTGCACGCCCTCCGGGGTAG
- a CDS encoding TraR/DksA C4-type zinc finger protein, whose amino-acid sequence MTSELPKHVPTSKAAKTSFLQQVRQRLMKEYDAVTKRLSTLMDKGKSMWEEYGNKDEENAAEVSEFQDTLSMEKNLEKSKADLEAALQQVDAGTYGKCHTCGKAIESERLKLAPAATLCTSCVLKAREQK is encoded by the coding sequence ATGACTTCGGAACTCCCAAAGCACGTCCCCACCTCCAAGGCCGCGAAAACCAGCTTCCTGCAGCAGGTTCGGCAGCGACTCATGAAGGAGTATGATGCTGTCACCAAGCGACTTTCCACGCTCATGGATAAAGGGAAATCCATGTGGGAAGAGTATGGGAATAAGGATGAGGAGAATGCTGCTGAAGTATCAGAATTTCAGGATACACTTTCCATGGAAAAGAATTTGGAGAAGTCGAAGGCTGACTTGGAAGCCGCGTTGCAGCAAGTGGATGCCGGAACGTATGGAAAATGCCACACCTGTGGTAAGGCTATTGAATCCGAGCGTCTGAAACTAGCCCCAGCAGCGACGCTCTGCACCAGCTGCGTGCTGAAGGCGCGCGAGCAGAAGTAG
- a CDS encoding cohesin domain-containing protein: protein MHKRFFASIAVTVLCFGFGLPQGAHAGATLGVSPSTSSMTVGATKTVTLYVNSGGVAINASQGTLSFPADKLQVTSVAKASTFKYWTVEPTYSNSNGTVSFAGGVPSPGYSGSSGGIISVTFRAKAVGTAALRFTSGLVLANDGEGTNVLTGYGSGTIAIAKAVAVTPIEPEPEPVASPQSPVISSPSHPKQSSWYAKADAEIKWTTPAGVTGVSYILDQKATTTPDDALEANTGSRTFVDIPDGMWYVHVRGRTASGWVPTTHFRVQVDTTSPNDFAPQVTREGGNANPSPTISFSATDATSGIAEYAFTLDSGKPVTATSPVKLERLPAGLHQFTIRAIDKAGNSRDAIGQIMVEGSPAPRITSVPRSVTLFGEIPVEGLAVDGDTVVLYVDSKEVGRFVAKDAQIQPVPGVAVPEGLVMWRYTLRPMLSPGGHELTAIAINRYEVSSAPSTAVRFSTIGSSVQFFGLVLPSVMLIFCLLAIIFILIVLLIILYERYRHWRRQQDFDLDRAEAEIDEEIEKLQGSLDRDISGAIRTALTEKSIQAAAHDQVKRDLVQTRQRIDALLAHAALQAAVKKKKRRK, encoded by the coding sequence ATGCACAAACGCTTTTTCGCCAGCATTGCAGTGACGGTTCTGTGCTTTGGCTTCGGGCTGCCGCAGGGTGCGCACGCTGGCGCAACTTTGGGCGTGTCCCCAAGTACGTCCAGCATGACTGTTGGGGCAACCAAAACCGTCACGCTGTACGTGAACAGTGGCGGCGTAGCAATTAACGCTAGCCAAGGCACGCTCAGTTTCCCCGCAGATAAACTGCAGGTAACCAGCGTGGCAAAAGCCAGCACCTTCAAGTACTGGACAGTGGAACCCACCTACTCCAACTCCAACGGCACAGTGAGCTTTGCTGGCGGGGTACCGAGCCCAGGATATTCTGGGAGTAGTGGCGGTATTATCAGCGTCACCTTCCGAGCCAAAGCCGTTGGTACTGCAGCGTTACGCTTCACCTCTGGGCTTGTGCTGGCTAATGATGGGGAAGGGACAAACGTGCTTACGGGGTATGGTTCAGGAACCATTGCTATTGCCAAAGCCGTAGCCGTCACGCCAATCGAACCAGAGCCTGAGCCAGTTGCCTCCCCACAATCACCCGTCATTTCGTCACCCAGCCACCCCAAGCAGAGCAGCTGGTATGCCAAGGCAGATGCGGAGATCAAGTGGACCACACCAGCCGGGGTGACAGGCGTGTCGTACATTCTGGATCAGAAAGCCACAACCACGCCAGATGATGCTTTGGAAGCGAACACCGGCTCCCGGACTTTTGTGGATATCCCCGATGGCATGTGGTACGTGCACGTCCGTGGTCGTACTGCATCAGGTTGGGTGCCAACCACGCACTTCCGCGTGCAGGTGGATACCACGTCCCCAAATGACTTTGCTCCACAGGTGACGCGAGAAGGCGGGAATGCAAATCCCAGCCCAACCATTTCCTTTAGCGCCACAGATGCTACCAGTGGCATTGCGGAGTACGCCTTTACCTTAGATAGCGGGAAACCGGTGACTGCCACCAGCCCAGTGAAGCTGGAGCGTTTACCCGCAGGACTCCACCAGTTTACGATTCGCGCTATAGACAAGGCCGGTAATAGCCGCGATGCGATTGGGCAAATTATGGTGGAAGGGAGTCCGGCGCCGCGCATCACCTCGGTGCCACGTTCCGTTACACTCTTTGGTGAAATTCCAGTGGAAGGCTTGGCCGTGGATGGCGACACAGTGGTGCTATACGTGGATAGTAAAGAAGTGGGCAGGTTTGTGGCCAAGGATGCGCAAATCCAGCCGGTCCCTGGCGTGGCGGTACCCGAAGGTTTGGTTATGTGGCGCTACACGCTTCGGCCAATGCTGTCTCCAGGTGGGCATGAGCTGACGGCAATTGCCATTAACCGCTACGAGGTGAGCAGCGCCCCTTCAACGGCAGTGCGCTTCAGCACCATTGGCTCATCCGTGCAGTTCTTTGGGCTGGTCTTACCCTCGGTGATGCTCATTTTCTGCTTGCTGGCGATTATTTTCATTCTCATTGTTCTGCTCATCATCCTGTACGAGCGGTACCGACACTGGCGCCGGCAGCAGGACTTTGACCTGGATAGGGCCGAAGCTGAAATTGACGAAGAAATTGAGAAACTGCAAGGGAGTTTGGATCGGGATATCAGCGGTGCCATCCGCACGGCTTTGACAGAGAAGTCCATTCAGGCTGCAGCGCATGATCAAGTGAAGCGCGACCTGGTGCAAACTCGGCAACGGATTGACGCGCTCTTGGCGCATGCAGCGCTGCAAGCCGCAGTGAAGAAAAAAAAGCGGAGAAAGTAG
- a CDS encoding cohesin domain-containing protein gives MEVRKSTIRKASIIAFFALTLYFLPNSMHAADGASLLFSPATGAFTVGSTFNVSVLVNTGGKSVNAVRADITFPASRLQVVNPSAGTSFVSIWVSQPTYSNTAGTISFQGGLPNPGIKTDAGVMSTITFRVTAPGTAKLVFTSASQVLANDGQGTNILNSRGDANFTLNLAAPEGPVLSSPSHPDQNTWYQNRTVEYNWDEVPNAVGYSYVFDQNPRTTPPERQDATPARSTSVTADRDGRWYFHLRAKVTSWGGTSHGAVLIDGTPPAAFTPTVDPPTPEPGKRPELKFLTTDAMSGIDHYEMQLLALDDPNQATPFFTEVVSPVRLPELTAGRYQVLVRAFDQAGNSTDGKLDFTVAAAQSGSIIGRTPLLQNTLFTNVALIIAGLLVLVLATWLVIRWRRRAGDVIHDIHKLEQETLRKESELVRTIQAAHSLEASIEQQFSHQQEAQELQRSLQSRVGTASAQQPPQTPEQPADFLHPPASSNDDFGRTSPPTGQQ, from the coding sequence ATGGAGGTACGAAAAAGCACAATCCGTAAAGCGAGTATCATTGCGTTCTTCGCCCTGACGCTGTACTTTCTTCCAAACTCCATGCACGCCGCAGATGGGGCGAGTTTGCTTTTCTCACCCGCAACCGGCGCATTTACCGTTGGGAGCACCTTCAACGTCTCCGTTTTGGTGAACACGGGTGGAAAATCCGTAAATGCGGTGCGGGCGGACATTACCTTTCCGGCCTCGCGCTTGCAAGTGGTGAACCCATCAGCCGGCACGTCCTTCGTTTCCATTTGGGTAAGCCAGCCAACCTACTCCAACACCGCGGGCACAATTTCCTTCCAAGGTGGTTTGCCAAATCCGGGCATCAAAACTGATGCCGGGGTAATGAGTACCATTACCTTCCGGGTGACTGCACCTGGGACGGCCAAGCTCGTTTTCACCAGCGCTTCGCAAGTGCTGGCGAATGATGGCCAAGGCACGAATATTCTTAACTCTCGTGGGGATGCAAATTTTACGCTGAACTTGGCTGCACCAGAAGGCCCAGTGCTTTCCTCGCCTTCCCACCCCGACCAGAATACGTGGTACCAAAACCGAACCGTGGAGTACAACTGGGATGAAGTCCCAAATGCCGTGGGGTACAGTTACGTCTTTGATCAAAACCCGCGTACCACGCCACCCGAACGCCAAGATGCCACGCCCGCACGCAGCACCTCGGTCACCGCTGACCGAGATGGTCGGTGGTACTTCCACCTGCGCGCAAAAGTAACCAGCTGGGGCGGCACCAGCCACGGTGCTGTGCTCATTGATGGGACGCCGCCAGCTGCCTTTACCCCCACGGTTGACCCCCCCACGCCAGAACCAGGCAAGCGACCCGAGCTGAAGTTCCTGACCACCGATGCCATGTCTGGCATTGATCACTACGAAATGCAGCTCCTGGCCTTGGATGATCCAAACCAAGCAACCCCATTCTTCACCGAAGTGGTGAGCCCAGTTCGTCTCCCAGAGCTGACTGCCGGTCGGTACCAAGTGTTGGTGCGGGCGTTTGACCAAGCGGGAAATTCCACGGATGGGAAGTTGGATTTCACAGTTGCGGCTGCGCAGAGCGGATCCATTATTGGTCGCACACCTTTGCTGCAGAATACCCTCTTCACCAACGTAGCACTTATTATTGCCGGGCTCCTGGTGCTGGTTCTTGCAACCTGGCTGGTCATTCGCTGGCGCCGGCGGGCAGGTGACGTGATCCATGATATCCATAAATTGGAACAGGAGACGTTACGCAAGGAATCAGAATTGGTCCGTACCATTCAGGCGGCGCACTCTCTGGAGGCGTCCATTGAGCAGCAGTTTTCTCATCAACAAGAGGCCCAGGAGTTGCAGCGGAGCCTGCAATCCAGAGTTGGGACTGCATCAGCGCAGCAACCTCCGCAAACCCCTGAGCAACCAGCTGATTTTCTCCATCCGCCTGCGTCGTCGAATGACGACTTTGGACGGACAAGTCCACCAACTGGGCAGCAGTAG
- a CDS encoding cohesin domain-containing protein, with amino-acid sequence MRIGVVLWSAVLLCSVPNLAHAATLTVQTANPQVGQDQTFIVEVRVDSEREVINAVQARLTYDPHALEIVGLEKAGSVLSLWPEEPKSDPATGVITFAGGIPNGSYVIDGRVLQVIFRAKKLGTTQLSIDGGTAGVYLNDGLGTKAALRLRSLYVDVVVTADTLGITSPSHPNEHQWYAISTVRMQWQAAKETPYAFLLTTDRNAVPDVQQARFVGETTFPSQADGAYYFTIQEKLPNDTWGALVRRRVLIDTTQPEPFTPQLRRDVIPGKLALVFQAEDRTSGIERYEVQEGDGAFQPAASPYQVSDVHQRFTLTVRAYDQAGNVRVAFIPAASAAGVPQWVWIGGGAVIALTLLGAAWWVQRKKR; translated from the coding sequence ATGCGAATTGGCGTTGTGCTCTGGAGCGCGGTCCTGCTGTGCAGTGTGCCCAATCTTGCACATGCAGCAACTCTGACTGTTCAAACCGCTAATCCGCAGGTTGGGCAAGACCAAACCTTCATTGTTGAAGTGCGCGTTGATAGCGAAAGAGAGGTGATCAATGCTGTGCAGGCGCGGTTGACGTACGATCCTCATGCTCTGGAAATAGTTGGCCTGGAGAAAGCTGGTTCTGTGCTTTCGCTCTGGCCAGAAGAGCCAAAGAGCGATCCAGCAACCGGAGTGATTACCTTTGCCGGTGGGATTCCGAATGGGAGTTACGTTATTGACGGCCGGGTACTGCAGGTCATTTTCCGGGCCAAGAAACTTGGCACTACCCAACTAAGCATTGATGGCGGAACAGCTGGGGTGTACCTGAATGACGGTCTGGGAACGAAAGCTGCCCTCCGTTTGCGCTCGCTCTACGTCGATGTTGTCGTGACTGCAGATACCCTGGGCATTACTTCACCATCGCATCCCAATGAGCATCAGTGGTATGCCATCAGCACCGTGCGCATGCAGTGGCAAGCGGCCAAGGAGACACCGTACGCGTTTCTGCTCACCACCGACCGCAACGCAGTGCCCGATGTGCAGCAAGCCCGGTTCGTAGGTGAGACTACATTTCCCAGTCAGGCAGACGGTGCGTACTACTTTACCATCCAAGAAAAGCTACCTAATGATACGTGGGGTGCATTGGTTCGGCGGCGGGTACTCATTGACACCACTCAGCCAGAGCCCTTTACCCCGCAGTTGAGGCGAGACGTCATTCCAGGCAAACTCGCTTTGGTTTTCCAAGCTGAGGATCGTACATCTGGGATAGAGCGATACGAAGTGCAGGAAGGGGATGGAGCATTTCAACCAGCAGCAAGCCCCTACCAGGTGAGCGATGTCCATCAACGGTTTACACTGACCGTCCGTGCGTACGATCAAGCTGGGAACGTGCGGGTGGCGTTCATTCCTGCTGCTTCCGCAGCTGGCGTGCCGCAGTGGGTGTGGATTGGCGGTGGCGCAGTCATTGCCCTCACTCTTCTTGGAGCAGCCTGGTGGGTGCAAAGGAAGAAGCGGTAA
- a CDS encoding dockerin type I repeat-containing protein — protein sequence MRPVVRTLGRSLLVMILVFPLLVLPANADITVSVSATVPSIAPPEPTATSVILKGIAYPGSTVTILQNGVTAVQVPADPQARFDVTIGGLTAGTYTFGVFSVDQDGRDGPTSNFTLTLATGTSVTITGIFLGPTIAADKTEVRLGDTITVFGTTSPSSTVQIYVSSETETSSQVSASTAGAWSKQFQASDLQIGSHSVRSKATDPDGSVSEFSRSVAFQVATTELCAGKTKGDINCDGKVDLVDFSILLFYWNKRNPANARADINQDGTVNIIDFSVMLYFWTGTK from the coding sequence ATGCGCCCTGTGGTGCGAACTCTTGGCCGATCACTCCTAGTGATGATTCTTGTTTTTCCTTTGCTTGTCCTGCCAGCCAATGCTGACATTACGGTTTCCGTTTCAGCAACTGTGCCCAGTATTGCACCACCGGAACCAACGGCAACGTCTGTCATCCTCAAAGGTATTGCCTACCCAGGGTCGACGGTGACGATTTTGCAAAATGGGGTTACTGCAGTGCAAGTGCCCGCTGACCCGCAAGCACGCTTTGACGTGACCATTGGTGGGTTAACCGCAGGAACGTACACATTTGGGGTCTTCAGCGTGGACCAAGATGGCCGAGACGGACCAACCTCGAATTTTACTTTGACCTTGGCAACCGGAACTTCCGTGACCATTACCGGGATATTCTTGGGACCCACCATTGCCGCGGATAAAACCGAAGTGCGCTTGGGAGATACCATCACGGTTTTTGGAACAACGAGCCCCAGCAGCACGGTGCAGATTTACGTGAGTTCAGAAACCGAAACTTCCTCGCAGGTATCAGCTTCAACCGCAGGTGCTTGGTCAAAGCAGTTCCAAGCTTCTGATTTGCAGATTGGTTCGCACAGTGTCCGGTCCAAAGCCACTGATCCAGACGGGTCAGTTTCCGAATTCAGCCGCTCCGTGGCTTTCCAGGTAGCGACTACGGAACTCTGCGCGGGTAAGACGAAAGGGGATATTAACTGTGATGGGAAAGTGGACTTGGTAGACTTCAGTATTTTGCTGTTCTACTGGAATAAGCGGAATCCAGCAAATGCCAGGGCAGATATTAACCAGGATGGCACGGTGAACATCATTGACTTCAGCGTCATGCTCTACTTCTGGACGGGAACGAAATAG